The genomic window AGCCCGTTCGACTCCGTGACAGACACATCGCAATGGGGTTCAGCCATAACTGACGGACCCTTACCTTTCCTCCGGTGACTCCATGAGCTCATCGGGGAGGACGTCGTTCATGTCGCCCGTGGTTTCTTGCATGGGACTGGAGCCCAGGTCAATCGACGTCATGCCTTCTAGCATTGTCATAGTTTACTGAGTTTCTGATGGATTATATTTGTGgatgtagttgtagttgtatttgtagttgttgctggtTTCGCTGGTGGGTGGCACTTCTTGCTGTTCCCTTTAAGTTCGTCGTTCGCCTCTCGCGCACAATTACGGTATATCGATTTGAAGTCAAAATAGAAATTCGTTTTTTCAACGGTTAACTGTACGTTTTGATTTGCTAGCTGCTGTTTTTGAACCGATTTAGCATTCAATTGACGCAAAATAGattgtttctgttttgccAGATACTTATAAATAGTTCAGGGTGTTTTTCTCCGTTAAATAAGATGTATGTGCGGGCAGCGAAGTGGCCAGACTTTTGCGTTGTACGGAAGCGGCTCGTGGAAATgcgaaaatataaatagtttttccTTAAACTTTCAGCTTTTAGGTCGATGCGATTTTATGGATTTATCACCGATTCCTAATAGAATTGGCGCCCTCACGGATATATATCTCAGTGCACGTCCGTTCGCCGCGAGTAAAGCTTTTCGAATGAGCGAGTTTGCGGCGAGTGGGGCTGCTCTTGAATCTTTTTCGCCGCCCCAGCAGCCGCGAAGGAGCGTGGAAAAGGTAGTGTGGAAAGAGAGAGACGCAGTGGCGACGTCGCCGCAAACTTTTGCTCCCATTCTCTCCCACGCGATGATgctgcacagaaaaaaaagctGACACGACTTGCTAAATCATGTTACTTTGAAATAACATTGTAGTCGAGATTGCATTACTAATCAAAACTAAATATGTGTGAATTACGCTGAATATAAAATACCTTATGTATAATCGTGTTTATAGTTACAAAgttttgcataaaatgttCCAAcacaatcaaattaaaaatgagtTACCGTGTTTGACCTGCGCATTTAGTATCAAACTCGCTTTTTCTATCAGTGTAATTTGCTTGCGAGAGAGTGTGTTCTCTCACTTTTGGAGCGTGCGCCCTTTTCGCCTCTCCAATGGCAATCAGTTACAACACCAATGCCCAGAAGAGCAAGAACCGTTAGAGGCAgggcagcaccaacaacaacccAAGGACATCATGCTAGCGGCTTTATTTGCACTAATGGCAGTCGGGCTAAAACAAAACTGtccaaaaatgaaatcagTTCAAATGTTTGCGTTGTCAGTTGGCAGCTAAATGCGCAAAAAACGAACACACGAATGCTATTTCGGTTCAGCCACCCACAACTCACCCACACTTGCACATTCAGTGGGAATTACGGGCGTATGCGTGCAATGTGCAACATTTCCATCAGAATGGATTGTTTAAAAAACATCGCGGCTAGCATAAACAACCATACCCTTGACTCATTAATGTGCGTATTAAATCGTACAACTGTACATGATAGGatcaaaacaatttcaacTTGTACGATGTATGGGATCATTACTCAGAacacaattttcaatttattattaaaaaaaaaactaataaaaaataaaaaccttaGCACATGGACATTATATAAAAATCGACCTTCTATTAAGAAAGCAATAACTGTATAGCTCAATTATAAGTTATTGCTAATAAGGCTTAAGtattattagttttttatctcatctatgtacatatgtatgcttACTAGTTAACTTCATGTTTACGTCAATGTGAGACTGGATGACCTCAGAATGTAATCGATAAAAATTGactgcgaaaaataaaaccataacaGTGAATAATTATTTACCCCAAAAGCTAAATAACAGGgcttttataaaataattagttgtaggaaagtaataataaattaaaattatattttctgcATGTGCCTGGATGACCTCAGACTGAGTTTAATTGAACGCGCCAGAGAAGAGGCGCCTGCACAGTGGGGTGCATTCCCCCCGCACGCACACAAAAAAGGCGAGTGACAAGGGAAAACTGGTCCAGGAAGCGGCGTCCAGTTGTCACTACCCCACTGaatgcacatacacacagcTCCCCAGAAATCGGTTGAATAAATTAAGTTGCCTGGGAGAtgttgcatttaaatgtttacaaaATGTGTGCGAGGCATTTGTGCGGTTTCATTCAATGAACTGCAACGGTTCGATATTCTGATGTTCTGATTATATAGCCACCGGCCGATCCGGTTTCCGATTTCCACTTCGATCGAGCTGTCACTTGAATTGTTTTAATTCGGGTAGTCGACAATATTTAGAAGCATGCATCATTTTAACGAGAGATTCGAATGGCTTATGCTTACATTAATTtcctttttcgttttgtttttttcatcttaaatattttaaatatttgaatattttatactggcctccttcttcttcttcgaaATTCAtccatatttaatttaatagtGTAACCCTAAGAGGTTCCAAGTGAACACAAATTATCTCCGCTAATAAGAGCactaataaatattcataaatatttacctcTAATCTTTTTCTACGAATAAAAcggcaaaataaatatttttgatgcGATTATCTTAGAGGGATCCCATACGAAAGTATACATTTCAAGGCATAATGAAATATAAAGCCTAAGTTTGGTAGAAAATATGCTACAGTATTTCCAAGTGTCACACCATTTTTTTGTACACCTCCTACAGAGTTGTAAATATTCATTTGCAGGCGGTTGTGAAAATTTCACGCAAACTATGACGCCACAGTGCTTAATGTTTCTACGTCACAGTTGGCGTCACAGAAAAAGGTCACAAAACACTTGGCCAGTCCAATTAGCATTGTGCAGGACGAAGGGCAAGCACTTTCCGCTCTCCACTCCATTTAAGCCGCtccaatttaattttagccAGAAACTGAGCCGAGCTAACGGATTGCGTGCCTGGGGCCTCTAAAATTTCGACAAGCGGTGGAATTTACATAGGGGAAAGGCATTTGCTAGACGGTTAAGATATTTCCGGCATGCTcttgtaataaaaaaactgGAGGAAGGCTCGCTGACAAGGTGTTTattggaggagcaggagcgggAGGGCCATTTGTGGGCCAACTTCTAGCAACGCGTGCCACACACACTCCAGGAAATTAGGTGACGCAGTGCGTCTATGGTATCATAAACGATCAAGTGATAAACTACATAGACTTGGAATAGATATACATAAGTGAATATATCTAATAAGGGATCTGTAAATCGAACATGATTAAAGTCAACTTAACTTTCTGGAATTCTTTCTATGGGTGTTGCTCTTTTATCAGAATATTCCTTTTAATCAACATTTGACCCAATAATGTCCAAAGTTTTTGGTACAgaaatgtgtttgtgtttatgaaattgaaatgattCACTCATTAAACGAAAATCAAGAAATTTTACTCCTATTAATGTTTGCTTAGAGTTTGTTTACTTTCTCGAGTAAATGCAAATGGGAATATGACTAACCAGAATTTTCCATGCTAACATAATGAAGCAATAATTTCcaacaataatataatattatacataatatattgGGCGAAGTGCTATTATTTAGCGAATCTATCTGAAATTTCGTTTGGTAATAAGTAACAAAAATAGCTTACCTCTCCTGGTGCTCAATGCCCTCGACTCCCTCGGAAATGACATTCTCGTAAACTCCAGTGCGTGGGCGATCGCTGAGCAGGTGCTGCCGGTCCAGATCGCGCTGTTTTGGGGACCGAAGACATCAATGAATTAGTAAATCAACTTCAGCTCGGGTTTTTAAAGGCGACTCACCTGCAGCTGAGCCTGCAATCCGCTGCTGTACGAGTTCAGGCTGAGACCGTTCATGTCCCGTGCTCCGTACTCCAGATCTGAGCTATTGCCCTCCATGTCTTGTGGACTCACGTCTGAATCGTCGTCGGCTGAAAGAGATAAGAGATGGTTAACGCGTTGTAATAAGTTGTTATAACGAAAACCGTTAAGATACGCGAAATAAACGATTTAGCATAAATTATATAGGGATACTAAAAATATACGATCatttaaacatatttgttAAATTACAAGTTTGcatgtattttatattataatgttttctttctttatcCTTAAATCGGGAAAACGTTTTTACAGAAGAGGTATGTCATGTTTTCGTAATTAGTAAATTTGAAGCTATTTTCATTGAACCAAAACTTGAAGCATAgggattttttctttgtatttcATTTCGGGCGTTTGGGCTTGTGGTCTTTACACGAGAACTCAAATGAGTTGTTTATCATTCTGCGCTGTATTTTGGTTACGATTTGGATTTCGATTAACCCCGCAGAGCAAACGCTTTCTGTAATCTGCGAACTTCAGTGCTGCGGAATGTGAGTTGAACTGATTGCCAGCTCTGGGCGGTTGGTGCGGTTGATACGACACAGCAGCGGAGCGGATAAACGCACGAGCGTTGAGTAAAACTGGATGCTGCCCCctctcttctcttctcttccCTTACTCTCGCTTAAGCTCTCGCTGTGCACCGCTCCCGGCAGCTTACTGATAATGCTGATAACACGACTGCGACGACATGATTTAGGCCCAGGACGGAacttggccaggccaaaacaCTTGAGTGACACTCCTCGTGATAAACGGGCCAGAGTAAGTTAAATAACTTGGCCAGATTAGCAAACGTAAGAGGAATACAAAATGTTATTAGCTTTCGCTTACATGTTcaaataaaaagatttagtCAAAGATTACCTAATTAACTAAGATTAcctaattatattaaaaaactcAATCCACAATATAAATGTAAACGCAATCTGAAATCTAGCAAAAAGTTATAAACAGAAATGGAATATTTAGTAATAGAAATCGGATCAGACAATATAGTCATAAAGAATTCTATTTgtaaaccaaaaataaaagtgatATCTAATTAAAGCTAAATTCATTTCTTAGAAGTGTTTGTGTCAAACGATAGTTATGACAGTAAATATAAGCAGTTACTGGAAAATGGTTACCAGCGAACTATATTCCAAATGAAGTGTATTTTTCCTTAGATATGTACTTGTAGAACTACAAGAGAATTTACACGTTCACAAACAGAAATATAtcccgaaagtatgcaacggAATCTATTCCGATTCATAGCACTTAGCTTTTTGTCACCTAGTAGAGTAACTACCAAAAGACACTTTTTACTCTTGGCTGGATTTATGACACATATTCAAGGTAAGCCTTGTCAGTTTCTGCGTGGAAACACTTACATACACGTTGAATGGTATTATAGAAACGGTGCTATGGGCACGGTGGCCCAAATATCGAAAACTGGCGACTTTTCCGTGACCAATCGAAAGCAACTACTGCCAAGTGACCCGCAATCGACCGACTTTGCAGCGTAACTGAATCCATAGAAGTCGAAAGGCCAGTCAACATAGCAGACCAGCGAATTTCTCGTATTTTGCGCTAGTATTTCACGCGTTATTCACTTGTTCAACTGCTGTGTTCCTATCTTATCGACAGGCAACAAAGGAACTGTATGTATCTCATATGGAATCATTGCCATGATGATAGCCGTCTTTATCATCGACAGCCGATTGATAAGCCGCCAGTGAGAAAACAGTGACGCAAGCAACCATCGCACAGTTACAGTCATAAATGCGCTATGTgatctatatatattattttaactacAAGATATTACTACTACAAGATACACTATTACTTTCGTTTTATATATTCAGTTctataacaaaatatatatgtttttacaTACATTATCAGACATCTGGGATCAAAGGCCCCTCATATTTGCtgatatttgttattttgttacTCACCTAAACGGTGACGCATGTGGACACTGTGCTGCGGATTGCGGATGATCCGTATCTGGCGATCGGGATCCGGATGTTGCGGCTCCCCAAACTCGCCGCCAATGTCCTTGGGCAGCTGCCACAGGGCACTGCGCTCCTCCAGCTGATCCCTGGGGAAGTACAGTGGGGCCAGAACCTCGTAGGTGCCGCGCTCGCTACTGCCCACGCACAATATCACAACCTGGAGGGTGCACTTGTCCAGATAGCGACGGATGGTACCTGCATATTGGGATTATAGATTTTGATCAGTTGGAGAATTGGGTGTTGAATGTACATGATGAAGTACTAACGCAGGGCAATGTGGGCTGCCACATCCGCGGGAAAGCTTTTCTGGTGGGCACTGATGTTGCACAAGGCGATGGTGTGCAGGTTCAGTTCCTTCGCCTTGCACAGGACGTTTctgtaaaaagaaaaccacaatttaattacaactgaagtatatttataattaaatataatacacCTAAAATGTAATTGTAATATGTAATAATTAGTAAATCTTTTGTCCCTACACAATAAGTGCAAGCTTACTAGTTCCAAACAAATCCATAGTCtgatatttgatatttatcGCAATAATTGGGGGTTTTATGATTTTCTTAAACCTAGAACTTAACTTAAAACAATTAGTCATATGTTTAAATAACTTTCTAATGTCGATTATGCACTACCAATGATTAATTtccaacattttaaaatacctTTTGATGAAATCATAATGATATATACTGATAATATACTTATAAAGCTACAGTACCTGTAGCAGCAGTGCAGCGTGTTCTCGGCGGCCGTCTTGAACTTTTCCCTGTAGGCAGGTGCCACTGTGTGCAGCACGTACTTGGCGGGCAGATTGTATCCACGCGTGATGCGCACATCCCCAGTGCGGCATTCTAAGTGGGAGATATTACAGATATTATTATATGGAATTAGATGCTTGCTGCAGACCCAACTTACCTTTAACCGTGGTGCTCAGCTCCTCGCGCAGCTGGTTACCAGCCACTGCGAAGATGCGCTCCGATATGCTATTGCTTTCAGTCAGAGTCTCGTCGCTGGTGTTTGTGATGGCGTCCACCTCCAGAGTGGTCATGTCACCATCCCTGGTGAAATAAAATCACAAACGTTATAAAGGATTTATGAAAGACGTTTAGAAATCGCTGACGGATTTAACATAATCCATATAAGTTAACTTATTTAGGTATCTCCATATGTATACAGTTTTATCATTGACAAGTAACTAATCTGCGTTGTAACTTCTTTAGATTTAACATCAAGTAGGTTATCATAATTATCGTTTgattaatgtttaaaaaaatcaggcaaatatgtatttaattttgaaagATATTTTGTGTTTAATGTCTACACAAATTAGGCAgatatgtatttaattttgaaagATATTTTGTGGTGTTTATTGTATCAAGATTTCTTTTAAAGTAATTTCTCAGAGTAATTTCTGGATTTTAGCGGAGCTAACATTTTGTGTGCTACTAACCAGATTACAAAGCGATTGTTGACCTCTTTGCACAGTGGAAAGGGACTTCGATTGTGCCGGGGTCCGCCCAGATTGGAGTAGTCCGTGATCGGCAGCCGTGTGTCTGTTTTCTGTGAGCCACCCCAGGTGGCCAGATTATCCAATTTGATGGGCTAAAGGTGTGAATATTGAGAGCCGCTGTTCAACGCTTTTACTTTGGGGCACTTACACATGAGCTTGAGCTGGATTCGAATGCTTTAAAGTCCACATTTGAGTTCGTGTCGAGACGCATTGCTCtagaataaataaaccaaaagcTATAGTTAGTTTCATGCGCACCAGTAATTCGACCATCATTCAGTCACTTCAACTGGCTAAATTTAGTTGTCCCCAACATAACCAGTTCTCCGCCGTTGCCATTACGGTCGCGGCATTTGTTTACAATCAACTCGTTGTCCGGCTTTAGCCAGTTCCATCTTGTGTGCGTGGGTATGGTGATTATAAAGCTATCTGGTTGCCCAGAACTCCGCTGAATCTGGATGAATCACCAATGGTACCGAGCGACACCTCGCATTCACCCAAAACTTCTGAAAGCGAGGGCCC from Drosophila yakuba strain Tai18E2 chromosome 2L, Prin_Dyak_Tai18E2_2.1, whole genome shotgun sequence includes these protein-coding regions:
- the LOC6528473 gene encoding protein GDAP2 homolog isoform X1 yields the protein MRLDTNSNVDFKAFESSSSSCPIKLDNLATWGGSQKTDTRLPITDYSNLGGPRHNRSPFPLCKEVNNRFVIWDGDMTTLEVDAITNTSDETLTESNSISERIFAVAGNQLREELSTTVKECRTGDVRITRGYNLPAKYVLHTVAPAYREKFKTAAENTLHCCYRNVLCKAKELNLHTIALCNISAHQKSFPADVAAHIALRTIRRYLDKCTLQVVILCVGSSERGTYEVLAPLYFPRDQLEERSALWQLPKDIGGEFGEPQHPDPDRQIRIIRNPQHSVHMRHRLADDDSDVSPQDMEGNSSDLEYGARDMNGLSLNSYSSGLQAQLQRDLDRQHLLSDRPRTGVYENVISEGVEGIEHQERYERLLRRAQVEDLTEVSGIGCLYQSGVDRLGRPVIVFCGKWFPAQNIDLEKALLYLIKLLDPIVKGDYVISYFHTLTSTNNYPSLHWLREVYSVLPYKYKKNLKAFYIVHPTFWTKMMTWWFTTFMAPAIKAKVHSLPGVEHLYSAITKDQLEIPAYITEYDMATNGLHYFNPVPTAS